From Oreochromis aureus strain Israel breed Guangdong linkage group 4, ZZ_aureus, whole genome shotgun sequence, a single genomic window includes:
- the LOC116325218 gene encoding BAH and coiled-coil domain-containing protein 1 isoform X4, producing MSDGARRSKGRRRDESEKGKTAGKICPNELSCLQIYVVLWLSLCINQRRWGDSSNATPKRSGLMGNSSASFMGTFLASSLGSPPSHPPHPSRPPSSPSSPSFRGGPHSSASQIWFPHSHEAGPGYPRFSGSLAHTFLPMSHLDHHANSGVLYGQHRFYDTQKENFYLRGLPSQPPLISANHSLPPMSRAGSGHTQGSCSRDRDQGVGTGIHKGLKEGSVERGVVNVKDKERSSGKQEAKERQQQQQQQQHHTHQPPQPTHHHHSHTHQQHPHYPQHPLPLEEVNSRALERHKASLTMYSKEHPQSMSKPLSACLHNGKMQNGDPGTGAGAKVSMSSCGGEDTTLRAMGGGGSSQNRHLGTSGSGRCTKEGVSGEMRISEQPSDCLERGQAPLHHSLPYSVPPPLHMSSATGGAHPHPHAHPHTHPHPGGFHCLQLHPSHPHHSHHTHHHPEFFCPPPPAPLANPASHERGPVNVGREPKVTGPTFVPSVADVGDKSNGPFQLNNPDCQGVGSGGGGSNAKDKTIEKNGGGGHHSNWHRKQQQQQQQQQQQQQQQQHPYRKTEKAPDWMQSHHQHLQSSQLPPPPQQQPPHSQQQHQVVRSRSAECINSGVEMDVFRPSLPQGPKAGHSVPHSVNTSPYRDCSHPGPPPNSSPLGSKNMGQHSGTQHSGPGGSCSLQRDGQKVARIRHQQHGRPGPETSSELNQGNSQELKRKMDMSPYGYSNSSGQQHHHQQPPVPPWNMRPPHHMSQPEEEQRKSYMELGSTGGQHSQQQQQQQQQQQQPGISLPPPQPPTAPPLSQQQQQPDPQGPTQGESSAMKSLLKYSNQQQPLLVSQKNPFGGLGNLKSGPSGGSCALQGNKQTLPSRKGTANDSERPDYNGRSRDMGEPGHGESEVRQPPVGIAVAVARQREPPCRSAENHPNSRQGRVHPSVKGQPRSMYLSDPTTEEDRKRLSEEQISLTCLDRERDAYIRDNKERVEFARIHPSSSCHGDLASHLMVPGGTSLQSGQLGDPAAHSAHHHWMPRTGSPSLWMTGHSYGIGHTTLHQNLPPAFSAAMPGPLQPVLPLPQDPSAQLVVLPSEPPTHPATHHLDVMEQPGLWPPVYGARGPPSHMQHPAVYSRSQFLRQQELYALQQHQQLQHQHQSHQSQQSQLQSQPQQQQQQQPQQHRAAHAMNMQHQPAHNAQIQKRADEPSVELEELISEPRTSKPAKAYSYNPPQRNTSPPGTCTAHLSPCCQSPSLRQHPKSTPSTPCPAPSPVAAVPHSPAISPAPPQMLKVPESQDKTGEGQPPQEYPGSLEPDLPPGYTYPAIAMDYRSGPSPQGVQLAEPADLDAVQVEPAEHAPQSLASLGEELDCQVVVRPLPDPLPLKEVAHEEENRVVDGVLEQRDEVEITAVTEANYVHREEEQAEEQGQIAEEVLVCPPVESTVCEAPSCPVSISTEEPDRQDAVITLEEEDDDEVTGGEIQVEYAQKVSMPGEQEPELPTIIELDPASPESQSPPNECAEDSEQQHDNKMTPNDASVDSVCLSPASASAPSPSEESFAVAPKPVVPCYWSLELLIAAAFCTDVPPFPLFPYSTPSVAPSQCNPHQGIELLSELADLELQQQKRTCGKSQEEELLMFDLQSLATLATARALELGSEESSSASSERQFPARRILNLRRKCTWTPRNEPVCPAKVSMETMDGPELAMRVKLAELQRRYKEKQKELAKLQRKHDHHRKEETPRSPARRGPGRPRKRKPTLTTGPVSSSEGQRKVKSMGAGLGLPDDLGGGGESQRRKKRLSSRGFERLSSTQQVKAQSCRKSSLHSMLNSKLAGDVVQLKQKAQVKKNLSGTGSRDKEISLCNSNLKHGHRSQGTGKTDSRRESGGQSDTAASGDSVHQESWTGLVRCGRKKGSTTLSQHRTKVHRGQRHEAMEEEESSPAESDSSDQEDEEEEGSCDTDEVQDYKVQPSRDVTLSSSMIGPSPSSVVKLEANQKARNKKQRQELYGSQSLSGAEGEVKIRKKSNSRMGMTTAVKNHQDHQDRQPEVARKTCGPRSKEPRWGSLGTRGNRYRRSMGLATFPTTSERLKRATRKSTMLRGAINKRRSCWPIGGSSLQGEDGSRGQRSKDQQPKGRAVSRLLESFAADEGFQMDGSSFSEEEEHSSHSRKNPEVPNCVLSKELLTDGLKVLISKEDELLYAARVHTLELPDIFSVVIDGERGNRPRIYSLEQLLQEAVLDIRPESEAMLAEGTRVCAYWSERSRCLYPGYVRRGGSSDEGKQGGVMVEFDDGDRGKISLPNIRLLPPGYQIHCGEPSPSLLVPSGSAAKRTSSLEQAPISERPSDRLSTINTVNTTQSLTIIKRRPGRPKGSGKKQKQQQIENANKNPSPFLGWSSLTNTRKRTSDNLFQFNGAPKRTLKGKEDDLFSMTHSQSQASIPTKGLFSSSSFEVDSFRSIANGYSSFCTQSAGPGSALSLGSRSGLYGEKRKQDELVMPRSKRSGQEFLIKLDHEGVTSPKTKNSKALLLRGASSSVSGLPRTEAYSHPVLLVKDNKKGASRVELLLKGTTPQRKPSPSMRLGEYGDLGFSSHRDCHSSYSDLDDEEEEEEEERRAALAAASGGLRTAGRFLSRLSVSSSSSGSSSSSSSGSLSSSSLCSSENDSSYSSEDEDSSTLMLQSCLSSHRGLLQPSEPSTSSRPRQHAFVAKAMAVSSAKGATPNQVSHSKSLKRKECAGSMSKPTKDFVKKPRMLPDEATFIPRPKMSAFLSGRQMWRWSGSPTQRRGLKGKAKKLFYKAIVRGRETVKVGDCAVFLSAGRPNLPYVGQIENFWESWTSRMVVKVKWFYHPEETKLGKRHRDGKHALYQSCHEDENDVQTISHKCQVVSREEYECLTRNQKPNSTSPDLYYLAGTYDPTTGQLVTAEGVSIMC from the exons CAGGTCCAGGGTATCCTCGATTCTCAGGGAGTCTGGCCCACACGTTCCTTCCTATGAGCCACTTGGATCACCATGCCAACAGTGGAGTTCTCTATGGGCAACACCGTTTCTATGACACACAAAAAG AGAACTTCTACCTTCGAGGTCTCCCATCCCAGCCACCTCTCATCTCAGCCAATCATAGTCTGCCACCAATGTCTCGGGCAGGTTCAGGACACACTCAGGGGTcctgcagcagagacagagaTCAAGGGGTAGGCACAGGCATACATAAGGGTCTTAAAGAGGGGTCTGTGGAAAGAGGAGTGGTAAATGTCAAGGACAAGGAGAGATCCAGCGGGAAACAAGAGGCTAAGgaaagacagcagcagcagcaacagcagcagcaccacacTCACCAGCCACCCCAGCcaacacaccaccaccattctCACACTCATCAGCAGCACCCGCACTATCCTCAGCACCCACTGCCCCTGGAGGAGGTAAACAGCCGGGCCCTGGAGAGGCATAAGGCGTCGCTCACGATGTACAGCAAAGAGCACCCTCAAAGTATGAGCAAGCCCCTCAGTGCCTGTTTGCACAATGGCAAGATGCAAAATGGAGATCCAGGAACTGGAGCAGGGGCTAAGGTGTCCATGTCCAGCTGTGGCGGTGAGGACACAACCCTTCGGGCTATGGGCGGTGGGGGGAGCAGCCAGAACAGACATTTGGGGACTAGTGGCAGTGGCCGCTGCACCAAAGAGGGGGTAAGTGGGGAAATGAGGATCAGTGAACAACCTTCAGACTGTTTGGAAAGGGGTCAGGCACCACTTCATCACTCTCTGCCCTACTCCGTACCCCCACCCCTACACATGAGTTCTGCTACTGGAGGGGCCCATCCACATCCTCATGCTCACCCCCATACACATCCACATCCAGGGGGCTTCCATTGTCTTCAGCTCCACCCCAGCCACCCACATCATtcccaccacacacaccaccaTCCAGAGTTTTTCTGCCCGCCGCCACCTGCTCCTCTAGCCAACCCTGCCTCGCATGAGAGGGGGCCAGTCAATGTGGGGCGAGAACCTAAAGTCACAGGGCCTACATTTGTGCCATCTGTGGCAGACGTAGGCGATAAATCTAATGGGCCATTCCAGCTTAATAACCCTGACTGCCAGGGTGTGGGTAGCGGAGGAGGAGGCAGCAATGCCAAGGACAAGACAATAGAAAAGAATGGTGGCGGTGGGCACCACAGTAATTggcacagaaaacaacaacaacaacaacaacaacaacaacagcaacagcagcagcagcagcacccatacagaaagacagagaaggCTCCAGATTGGATGCAATCCCACCATCAACACCTTCAGTCCTCACAGCTTCCTCCACCTCCCCAGCAACAACCACCACATTCTCAACAGCAGCATCAAGTAGTGCGATCGCGGAGTGCTGAGTGTATCAACAGTGGTGTGGAAATGGATGTGTTCAGACCCTCGCTGCCCCAGGGACCCAAGGCAGGGCACTCGGTCCCTCATTCTGTAAACACTTCTCCTTATCGAGACTGTTCCCACCCAGGACCCCCGCCCAACTCTTCCCCACTTGGAAGTAAAAACATGGGGCAGCACAGTGGAACACAGCACAGTGGTCCCGGAGGTAGCTGCTCTTTACAGAGAGATGGCCAAAAGGTAGCCAGGATTCGCCACCAGCAGCATGGCCGACCTGGCCCAGAGACATCCTCTGAGTTGAACCAGGGGAATAGTCAGGAGCTAAAAAGAAAGATGGACATGTCTCCTTATGGTTACAGCAACAGCAGTGGGCAgcagcaccaccaccagcagccccCAGTGCCACCCTGGAATATGAGGCCTCCTCACCACATGTCACAACctgaggaggagcagaggaagTCATATATGGAGTTGGGGAGCACTGGTGGGCAACactctcagcagcagcagcagcagcaacagcagcagcagcagccgggAATAAGCCTTCCTCCTCCACAGCCCCCCACGGCACCTCCCCTCAgccagcaacagcagcaaccTGATCCCCAGGGTCCAACTCAGGGAGAGAGCAGTGCAATGAAAAGCTTACTAAAGTACAGCAACCAGCAACAACCACTGCTTGTCTCCCAAAAGAATCCATTTGGGGGGTTAGGAAATCTAAAATCAGGTCCATCTGGGGGGAGCTGTGCCCTGCAGGGCAACAAACAGACTCTGCCTTCCAGGAAGGGTACGGCTAATGACAGTGAGCGTCCTGATTATAACGGGCGGAGCAGGGACATGGGGGAGCCAGGTCATGGCGAAAGTGAGGTGCGGCAGCCGCCAGTGGGAATAGCAGTGGCGGTGGCCAGACAGAGGGAACCACCTTGTCGTTCAGCTGAAAATCATCCGAACAGCCGACAGGGCAGGGTCCATCCGTCTGTGAAAG GGCAGCCCCGCTCCATGTATCTGTCAGATCCCACCACTGAGGAAGACAGGAAGAGGCTGAGTGAGGAACAAATAAGTCTCACTTGCTTGGACAGGGAGAGGGATGCATATATCAG GGATAACAAAGAAAGGGTGGAATTTGCAAGGATCCACCCTTCCAGCAGCTGTCACGGAGACCTTGCCTCTCATCTCATGGTCCCAGGCGGGACGTCCCTCCAGTCTGGCCAGTTGGGAGATCCTGCTGCACATTCTGCTCACCATCATTGGATGCCAAGAACTGGAAGCCCATCTCTCTGGATGACGGGACATTCTTATG GTATAGGTCATACAACCCTACACCAGAATTTGCCACCAGCTTTCTCTGCAGCCATGCCAGGCCCTCTGCAGCCAGTCCTGCCTCTCCCTCAAGACCCCTCTGCCCAACTGGTGGTCTTGCCCTCCGAGCCTCCCACCCATCCTGCGACCCATCACCTGG aTGTGATGGAGCAGCCAGGGCTGTGGCCCCCTGTGTACGGCGCCCGGGGCCCACCCTCCCACATGCAACATCCTGCTGTGTACTCCCGATCCCAGTTTCTACGGCAACAGGAGCTGTACGCTCTCCAGCAGCATCAACAGCTTCAGCATCAGCACCAGAGTCACCAGTCGCAGCAATCACAACTGCAGTCTcaacctcagcagcagcagcagcagcagccacagcaGCACAGAGCTGCACATGCCATGAACATGCAGCACCAACCCGCTCACAATGCACAG ATACAGAAGAGAGCAGACGAGCCCTCAGTTGAACTGGAAGAACTCATTTCAGAGCCAAGAACATCTAAACCTGCCAAAGCGTACTCTTACAACCCACCGCAGAGGAACACCTCACCCCCTGGGACCTGCACCGCTCACCTGTCCCCTTGTTGTCAGTCCCCTTCGCTGCGACAACATCCCAAAAGCACTCCTTCAACACCCTGCCCCGCTCCTAGCCCCGTTGCAGCAGTACCTCATTCACCTGCCATTAGCCCTGCTCCACCTCAAATGCTAAAGGTTCCTGAATCCCAAGACAAGACGGGAGAGGGACAGCCTCCACAGGAATACCCAGGGTCTCTGGAGCCTG ACTTGCCTCCTGGATACACATACCCTGCTATTGCCATGGACTACAGGAGCGGACCGTCACCTCAGGGTGTTCAGCTGGCTGAGCCAGCTGACCTGGACGCAGTCCAAGTGGAGCCTGCTGAGCATGCTCCCCAGTCTCTGGCCAGCCTAGGGGAGGAGTTAGACTGTCAAGTGGTAGTCAGACCCCTTCCAGACCCACTCCCACTCAAGGAAGTGGCGCACGAAGAGGAGAACAGAGTGGTTGATGGAGTTCTGGAGCAGAGGGATGAGGTGGAAATAACAGCCGTGACAGAAGCTAACTATGTCCACAGAGAGGAGGAGCAAGCAGAGGAGCAGGGACAAATTGCAGAAGAGGTGCTGGTTTGTCCACCTGTTGAGAGTACTGTGTGTGAGGCTCCTTCCTGCCCAGTTTCCATTTCAACAGAAGAACCTGATAGGCAAGACGCTGTCATTACCTTGGAAGAAGAGGATGATGATGAGGTGACGGGTGGGGAGATTCAGGTGGAGTATGCTCAAAAGGTCAGCATGCCTGGAGAGCAAGAGCCAGAGCTGCCCACCATCATCGAGCTTGATCCTGCTTCTCCTGAGTCACAGTCCCCGCCTAATGAGTGCGCAGAGGACAGTGAGCAGCAGCACGACAACAAGATGACCCCTAATGACGCCTCAGTGGATTCTGTGTGTCTTTCCCCTGCCTCAGCTTCTGCCCCTAGCCCAAGCGAGGAATCTTTTGCTGTGGCCCCAAAACCTGTTGTGCCCTGCTACTGGAGTCTGGAGCTGCTAATTGCTGCTGCGTTCTGCACAGATGTGCCTCCATTTCCCTTGTTCCCATATAGTACACCATCGGTTGCCCCATCACAATGCAACCCACACCAGGGTATCGAGCTTCTGAGTGAACTAGCGGATCtggagctgcagcagcaaaAGCGCACTTGTGGAAAAAGCCAGG AGGAGGAACTGCTCATGTTTGACCTCCAAAGCCTTGCCACCCTGGCCACGGCCCGTGCGCTGGAGCTGGGCTCCGAGGAAAGCAGCAGCGCGAGTTCTGAGCGACAATTTCCAGCCCGCAGGATCCTCAATTTACGAAGGAAATGCACCTGGACACCTCGCAATGAACCA GTGTGCCCAGCCAAAGTTAGCATGGAAACAATGGATGGTCCAGAGCTTGCAATGCGTGTGAAATTGGCTGAGCTACAACGTCGGTAtaaagagaagcagaaggagcttGCCAAACTTCAGAGGAAGCATGATCATCA CAGGAAGGAAGAAACACCTCGCAGCCCAGCACGGCGAGGACCGGGGCGGCCGAGGAAGCGGAAACCCACCCTCACCACAGGTCCAGTGTCCTCATCCGAGGGCCAAAGAAAAGTCAA ATCGATGGGGGCAGGGCTTGGCTTGCCTGACGACCTGGGAGGGGGCGGAGAAAGCCAGCGAAGGAAGAAGAGGCTGTCCAGTCGAGGCTTTGAGCGACTCAGCAGCACACAG CAGGTAAAAGCACAGAGCTGCAGAAAAAGCAGTCTTCACAGCATGCTCAACTCCAAGCTGGCTGGAGATGTGGTTCAGCTCAAGCAAAAGGCCCAGGTTAAAAAGAATCTCTCAGGGACAGGCTCGAGGGACAAGGAAATTTCACTCTGCAACTCCAACCTTAAGCATGGACACAGAAGCCAGGGCACAGGCAAAACAGACTCCAGGCGAGAGTCTGGGGGACAAAGTGATACAG CAGCCAGTGGGGACAGTGTCCACCAAGAGAGCTGGACCGGACTGGTGCGCTGTGGACGTAAAAAGGGATCGACCACTCTGAGCCAGCACAGAACAAAGGTTCACCGTGGCCAAAGGCACGAAGCAATGGAGGAGGAAGAAAGCTCACCTGCAGAGAGCGACTCCTCTGATCAAG aagatgaagaagaggaaggcAGTTGTGATACTGATGAAGTTCAAGATTACAAAGTCCAACCCTCTAGAGATGTCACTTTAAGCTCCTCCATGATTGGTCCTAGTCCATCGTCTGTTGTAAAACTGGAGGCCAACCAGAAAGCcaggaacaaaaaacaaaggcagGAGCTTTATG GATCCCAGAGTCTGTCTGGTGCAGAGGGGGAAGTCAAAATCAGGAAGAAGTCCAACTCTAGGATGGGCATGACCACAGCAGTTAAAAATCACCAAGACCACCAAGATCGGCAGCCTGAAGTAGCAAGAAAAACATGTGGGCCCAGGTCTAAGGAACCTCGGTGGGGCAGTCTTGGGACCAGAGGCAACCGCTACAGGAGGAGCATGGGACTAGCTACCTTCCCCACCACAAGTGAGAGGCTGAAACGGGCAACCCGCAAGAGCACCATGTTGAGAGGAGCAATtaacaag AGGAGAAGTTGCTGGCCAATTGGGGGCTCATCTTTGCAGGGCGAAGATGGAAGCAGGGGACAAAGGAGCAAAGACCAACAG CCAAAGGGACGAGCAGTGAGTCGTTTGTTGGAGAGCTTTGCTGCTGATGAGGGTTTTCAGATGGATGGTAGCAGCTtctcagaggaagaggagcacaGCAGCCATTCGCGCAAAAACCCTGAAG TTCCAAACTGTGTCCTGAGCAAAGAGCTATTAACCGATGGCCTGAAGGTGCTGATTTCCAAGGAGGACGAGCTTTTATATGCTGCCAGGGTCCACACTCTGGAGCTACCAGACAT ctttagtgttgttattGACGGTGAAAGAGGAAACCGCCCAAGAATCTATTCATTGGAGCAACTGCTACAGGAAGCT GTCCTGGATATACGTCCAGAGTCGGAGGCTATGCTGGCTGAAGGGACCAGAGTGTGCGCTTATTGGAGTGAGCGCTCCCGCTGCTTATACCCAGGTTATGTTCGCCGAG GTGGTTCATCTGATGAGGGGAAGCAAGGCGGAGTGATGGTAGAGTTTGATGATGGGGATCGAGGGAAGATTTCACTCCCCAACATCCGCCTCCTGCCTCCAGGATACCAAATTCACT GTGGAGAGCCATCTCCTTCCTTATTGGTTCCCAGTGGTTCAGCAGCCAAGAGAACTTCCAGTCTGGAGCAGGCACCTATCAGTGAGAGGCCTTCAGACAGACTGAGCACTATCAACACTGTAAACACCACCCAAAGTCTGACCATTATTAAAAGAAGACCAG GGAGACCAAAGGGTtctgggaaaaaacaaaagcagcagcaaatTGAGAATGCCAATAAAAATCCTTCACCTTTCCTGGGCTGGAGTTCATTGACCAACACCAGAAAGAGGACATCTGATAATCTCTTTCAGTTCAACGGTGCACCCAAGAGGACCTTGAAAGGAAAGGAGGATGACCTGTTCTCTATGACTCATTCCCAGTCACAGGCTTCCATCCCAACCAAAGGCCTTTTCAGCAGCAGCTCATTTGAGGTGGATTCCTTTAGAAGCATTGCAAATGGTTACTCTTCCTTCTGTACCCAGTCTGCAGGACCAGGTTCGGCTTTATCTTTGGGTTCCAGAAGTGGGCTGTATGGTGAAAAGCGCAAACAAGATGAACTGGTTATGCCAAGGAGCAAAAGGTCTGGACAAGAGTTCCTCATCAAGTTGGATCATGAAGGAGTGACATCCCCCAAGACAAAGAACAGCAAGGCTCTGCTGCTGCGAGGGGCATCTTCCAGTGTAAGTGGCTTACCCAGGACAGAAGCATACTCTCATCCAGTCCTGCTGGTTAAGGATAACAAGAAGGGAGCCTCCAGAGTAGAACTTCTTCTAAAAGGGACCACACCTCAAAGAAAGCCCTCTCCTTCTATGCGTCTCGGGGAATATGGTGACTTGGGCTTCAGCTCTCACAGAGACTGTCACAGCTCCTACTCTGATCTGgatgatgaagaggaagaagaagaggaagagaggagggCTGCACTGGCTGCAGCCTCAGGAGGACTAAGGACTGCTGGTCGCTTCCTTTCTCGTCTCTCggtctcctcctcttcttcaggtTCTTCAAGCTCCTCCTCTTCAGGCTCTCTTTCAAGTTCCAGCCTCTGTTCctctgaaaatgattcctcgTACAGCTCAGAGGATGAAGATAGTTCAACACTGATGCTGCAGAGTTGTCTTTCTTCCCATCGGGGGCTCCTACAACCATCAGAACCCTCTACATCTTCAAGGCCTCGCCAGCATGCCTTTGTGGCCAAAGCTATGGCTGTTTCCAGTGCCAAAGGTGCCACACCTAACCAGGTCTCCCACAGCAAGTCCTTGAAGAGGAAAGAATGTGCAGGCTCCATGTCTAAACCAACTAAGGATTTTGTCAAGAAACCTAGGATGCTTCCAGATGAGGCTACATTTATTCCAAGGCCCAAGATGTCCGCATTCCTTTCAGGAAGACAAATGTGGAGGTGGTCAGGAAGCCCTACACAG AGGCGAGGACTTAAGGGCAAGGCCAAGAAGCTATTCTATAAGGCCATTGTGCGAGGCAGAGAAACGGTGAAAGTGGGAGATTGCGCTGTGTTCCTCTCAGCTGGACGCCCTAACCTCCCATATGTGGGTCAAATTGAGAACTTCTGGGAATCATGGACTTCTAGAATGGTAGTTAAAGTCAAATGGTTCTACCACCCTGAAGAGACAAAGTTAGGGAAAAGGCATCGAGATGGCAAG CATGCCCTTTATCAGTCGTGTCACGAGGATGAGAATGATGTCCAGACAATCTCTCACAAGTGCCAGGTGGTGAGCAGAGAGGAGTATGAGTGTCTGACTCGCAATCAGAAGCCGAACAGTACCTCTCCAGATCTGTACTACCTGGCTGGGACGTACGATCCGACCACTGGTCAGTTGGTCACTGCTGAAGGTGTTTCCATCATGTGCTGA